A section of the Rhizobium sp. SSA_523 genome encodes:
- a CDS encoding transglycosylase domain-containing protein, with the protein MRPKRRHLLLRLDSWIDSTVWNLGFKLGEIWEEVTIFSRKFRVRGTKRVLVELADEGLTFGTAGFVLLLALAIPAFEETKEDWRSRGDFAVTFLDRYGSVVGHRGIIHEDSVPIDHLPDHLVKAVLATEDRRFFDHFGIDFFGLLRAMSENARAGGVVQGGSTITQQLAKNLFLTNERSLERKIKEAFLALWLEANLSKKEILRLYLDRAYMGAGTFGAAAAAQFYFGKPITDVNLAEAAMLAGLFKAPAKYAPHVNLPAARGRANEVLTNLVQSGLMTEGQVVAARRNPASVVDRADKVAPDYFLDWAFEEVQRLAAQGKLKKHSVVVRTTIDMGLQQAAEEATESSLREFGEAYKVKQGALVMIEHGGAVRAMVGGRDYGESQFNRATKALRQPGSSFKLYTYTAAMEKGFTPESVVSDAPITWRGWSPQNYGRSYKGRVSLLSAMAQSLNTVPVRLAKDELGIDVIVETARKMGVETPLRSDKTIPLGTSEVTVLDQASGYAVMPAGGLQAQRHGIQQISDYEGEVLYDFARDEPAPARVVSEQALSSMNRILTQIPVIGTAKRAALDGGIVTAGKTGTSQSYRDAWFIGYTGNYTTAVWFGNDDFTSTKNMTGGSLPAMTFKKLMDYAHQGIELRAIPGIDNPLPNGNRGPGPTLAAADGKAPAGQARQAGQAAAGGQGGQAGLSALIRPRSLSAESTRVLRGIAGALSTAEPLTQPVRQVAEVTVRGSLDPAKAKP; encoded by the coding sequence ATGCGACCGAAACGGCGCCACCTTTTGCTGCGCCTCGACAGCTGGATTGATTCGACCGTTTGGAACCTCGGCTTCAAGCTGGGCGAGATCTGGGAAGAAGTCACGATCTTCTCGCGCAAGTTCCGCGTCCGCGGCACCAAGCGGGTGCTTGTCGAACTGGCGGATGAGGGATTGACCTTCGGCACCGCCGGCTTCGTGCTGCTTCTGGCGCTCGCCATTCCCGCCTTCGAGGAAACCAAGGAAGATTGGCGCTCGCGCGGCGATTTTGCCGTCACCTTTCTCGACCGCTATGGCAGCGTGGTCGGCCATCGCGGCATCATCCACGAAGACAGCGTGCCGATCGACCACCTGCCCGACCATCTGGTCAAGGCGGTGCTGGCCACCGAGGACCGCCGCTTCTTCGACCATTTCGGCATTGATTTCTTCGGCCTCCTGCGCGCGATGAGCGAGAATGCCCGCGCCGGCGGCGTCGTGCAGGGTGGCTCCACCATCACCCAGCAGCTGGCGAAGAACCTTTTCCTCACCAATGAACGCTCGCTCGAGCGCAAGATCAAGGAAGCCTTCCTGGCGCTCTGGCTGGAGGCCAATCTCTCCAAGAAGGAGATCCTGCGGCTCTATCTCGATCGCGCCTATATGGGCGCCGGCACGTTCGGTGCCGCGGCGGCGGCGCAATTTTACTTCGGCAAGCCGATCACCGACGTCAATCTGGCGGAGGCCGCCATGCTGGCCGGCCTGTTCAAGGCGCCGGCCAAATATGCCCCGCATGTGAACCTGCCGGCGGCGCGCGGCCGCGCCAATGAAGTGCTGACCAATCTCGTCCAGAGCGGCCTGATGACCGAGGGCCAGGTGGTTGCCGCAAGGCGCAATCCGGCCAGCGTCGTGGACCGGGCCGACAAGGTGGCGCCCGATTATTTCCTCGACTGGGCCTTCGAGGAGGTGCAGAGGCTGGCCGCCCAGGGCAAATTGAAGAAACATTCGGTGGTGGTGCGCACCACGATCGACATGGGCCTGCAGCAGGCCGCCGAAGAAGCGACCGAATCCTCGCTGCGCGAATTCGGCGAGGCCTACAAGGTCAAGCAGGGCGCGCTGGTGATGATCGAGCATGGCGGCGCCGTGCGGGCCATGGTCGGCGGGCGCGATTATGGCGAGAGCCAGTTCAACCGCGCCACCAAGGCGCTGCGCCAGCCGGGCTCCTCCTTCAAGCTCTATACCTATACCGCGGCCATGGAGAAGGGATTCACGCCGGAATCGGTCGTCTCGGATGCGCCGATCACCTGGCGCGGCTGGTCGCCGCAGAATTACGGCCGCTCCTACAAAGGGCGCGTCTCGCTGCTCTCGGCCATGGCACAATCGCTGAACACGGTGCCGGTGCGGCTGGCCAAGGATGAGCTCGGCATCGACGTCATCGTCGAGACCGCCCGCAAGATGGGGGTGGAGACGCCGCTGCGCTCGGACAAGACGATCCCGCTCGGCACTTCGGAAGTGACGGTGCTCGACCAGGCCAGCGGCTATGCGGTGATGCCGGCCGGCGGCCTTCAGGCGCAGCGACACGGCATCCAGCAGATCAGCGATTACGAGGGCGAGGTGCTTTATGATTTCGCCCGCGACGAGCCTGCGCCCGCGCGCGTGGTGTCGGAGCAGGCGCTGTCTTCGATGAACCGCATCCTGACCCAGATCCCGGTCATCGGCACCGCCAAGCGCGCAGCCCTCGATGGCGGCATCGTGACCGCCGGCAAGACCGGCACCTCGCAAAGCTACCGCGATGCCTGGTTCATCGGCTATACCGGCAATTACACGACCGCCGTCTGGTTCGGCAATGACGATTTCACCTCGACGAAGAACATGACGGGCGGATCGCTTCCGGCCATGACCTTCAAGAAGCTGATGGATTACGCGCATCAGGGGATCGAGCTGCGCGCCATTCCCGGCATCGACAATCCGCTGCCGAACGGCAATCGCGGCCCGGGCCCGACGCTTGCAGCGGCCGATGGGAAAGCGCCGGCCGGCCAGGCTCGGCAGGCGGGCCAGGCGGCAGCAGGCGGCCAGGGAGGCCAGGCGGGTCTTTCCGCGCTCATCCGGCCAAGATCGCTCTCGGCGGAGAGCACGCGGGTGCTGCGCGGCATTGCCGGCGCGCTCTCCACGGCCGAGCCGCTGACACAGCCGGTGCGGCAAGTGGCCGAGGTCACCGTGCGCGGCAGCCTCGACCCGGCCAAGGCAAAGCCTTGA
- a CDS encoding YcgN family cysteine cluster protein, translated as MQNPFWKTKSLEELTPAEWESLCDGCGLCCLNKLEDWETGEVAFTSVACRLLDGTSCRCKDYENRQATVPDCIQLTPEAVRDIGWLPPTCGYRLFREGEDLYWWHPLVSGDPDTVHQAGISARGRTISEEEVDVEDFEDYLVDWPLHVGEKG; from the coding sequence ATGCAAAATCCGTTCTGGAAGACGAAAAGCCTTGAAGAGTTAACGCCGGCGGAGTGGGAAAGCCTCTGCGACGGCTGCGGGCTCTGTTGCCTCAACAAGCTGGAGGATTGGGAGACGGGCGAGGTGGCCTTCACCTCGGTCGCCTGTCGCCTGCTGGACGGCACGTCATGCCGCTGCAAGGATTACGAGAACCGGCAGGCAACCGTGCCCGATTGCATCCAGCTGACGCCGGAGGCGGTGCGCGACATCGGATGGCTGCCGCCCACCTGCGGCTATCGGCTGTTTCGCGAGGGCGAGGATCTCTACTGGTGGCATCCGCTCGTCTCCGGCGATCCGGATACGGTGCACCAGGCGGGCATTTCCGCCAGGGGCCGCACCATTTCGGAAGAGGAGGTGGATGTCGAGGATTTCGAGGATTATCTCGTCGACTGGCCGCTGCATGTCGGAGAAAAGGGCTAG
- a CDS encoding NAD(P)-dependent oxidoreductase yields the protein MGKRIIFTGGSGKAGRHVIPSLIERGHEVINLDRNPFPGGAVQTLITDLTQSGEVFNALSQHFGFAGLESGDGPARVDAVVHFAAIPRILIRPDNVTFAENVTSTYNVIEAAMKLGIAKVIIASSETTYGVCFAEGDKDYHAFPLTEDYDVDPMDSYGLSKVVNEKTARAFAMRFSADIYALRIGNVVAPEDYAQFPAYLANPPMRKRNAWSYIDARDLGQIVHLCVEKDGLGFQVFNAVNDTITASEPTRDFLAKWAPKTPISGDLDGYQAPISNAKIRSMLGFREEHDWRNYVSEGRG from the coding sequence ATGGGCAAGCGGATCATCTTTACCGGCGGCAGCGGCAAGGCCGGGCGTCACGTCATTCCCTCTCTCATCGAACGCGGGCATGAGGTGATCAATCTCGACCGAAACCCGTTTCCGGGCGGCGCGGTGCAGACGCTGATCACCGATCTCACCCAGTCGGGCGAAGTCTTCAACGCGCTGTCGCAGCATTTCGGCTTTGCCGGCCTGGAAAGCGGCGATGGCCCGGCCCGGGTGGATGCGGTGGTGCATTTCGCCGCCATTCCGCGCATTCTCATCCGGCCGGACAATGTCACCTTCGCCGAAAACGTCACCTCCACCTACAATGTCATCGAGGCGGCGATGAAGCTTGGCATCGCCAAGGTGATCATCGCCTCCAGCGAGACGACCTATGGCGTCTGCTTTGCCGAAGGCGACAAGGATTACCACGCCTTTCCGCTGACCGAGGATTACGATGTCGATCCGATGGACAGCTACGGCCTGTCGAAGGTGGTGAACGAGAAGACGGCCCGCGCCTTTGCCATGCGCTTTTCGGCCGATATCTACGCGCTGCGGATCGGCAATGTCGTCGCGCCGGAGGATTACGCGCAATTTCCCGCCTATCTCGCCAATCCGCCGATGCGCAAGCGCAATGCCTGGAGCTATATCGATGCCCGCGATCTCGGCCAGATCGTGCATCTGTGCGTGGAAAAGGACGGGCTGGGATTCCAGGTGTTCAACGCCGTCAACGACACCATCACCGCCTCCGAACCGACGCGCGACTTCCTGGCCAAATGGGCGCCGAAGACGCCGATCAGCGGCGATCTCGACGGATATCAGGCGCCGATCAGCAATGCCAAGATCCGCAGCATGCTCGGCTTCCGGGAGGAGCACGACTGGCGCAACTACGTGTCGGAGGGCAGGGGGTAG
- a CDS encoding type II toxin-antitoxin system RelE/ParE family toxin, producing MSVRVLKDVEFHNWAVAYDVTDATLCVAAREIENGLIDARLGGFLLKKRVAAPGRGKSGSYRTLVGHRQADRLIFVHGFAKNEADNISKSEKLALRKLCDIYMLADNKTLAEMIGKNAILEIDCHEPHTEERPHVC from the coding sequence TTGTCAGTCAGGGTTTTGAAGGATGTGGAATTCCACAACTGGGCGGTCGCATACGACGTGACGGATGCGACGCTCTGTGTCGCCGCAAGAGAGATCGAAAACGGCCTGATTGATGCCAGGCTCGGCGGCTTCCTGCTGAAAAAGCGGGTTGCTGCGCCCGGTCGGGGAAAGTCGGGAAGCTACCGCACGCTTGTCGGCCACAGACAGGCTGATCGGCTGATTTTCGTGCATGGATTTGCCAAGAACGAGGCCGACAACATCAGCAAGAGTGAAAAGCTCGCGCTTCGCAAGTTGTGTGACATCTATATGCTTGCCGATAACAAGACGCTTGCCGAGATGATTGGGAAGAACGCGATACTGGAGATTGACTGCCATGAGCCGCATACTGAAGAACGTCCACACGTCTGCTGA
- a CDS encoding DNA-binding transcriptional regulator gives MSRILKNVHTSAERLRHAGFVDDVTMREFDALCLPPLRDYSPEDIKRIRAGTKASQAVFASFINVKKITVAAWEQGTKKPSSTAVKILDLVERKGLDILR, from the coding sequence ATGAGCCGCATACTGAAGAACGTCCACACGTCTGCTGAGCGATTGCGGCATGCCGGTTTCGTCGATGATGTCACGATGCGGGAATTCGACGCGCTCTGCCTCCCTCCTTTGCGTGATTATTCCCCTGAGGACATCAAGCGGATCAGGGCCGGAACGAAAGCAAGCCAGGCTGTATTTGCAAGCTTCATCAACGTGAAGAAGATCACCGTTGCAGCGTGGGAACAGGGAACCAAGAAGCCGAGTAGCACCGCTGTCAAGATTCTCGATCTCGTTGAGCGTAAAGGGCTGGATATCCTTCGCTAG
- a CDS encoding heavy metal translocating P-type ATPase, with amino-acid sequence MSDTAVRIQAAHPLTIEVEGMSCASCVRRVENAAAKVPGVARSSVNFASESLTVEPGEGFSAPALADAIRKAGYQPKAESVTLTLEEPLGAEGPDQVKAALGGLSGLVSVSAAPGSAAVTVEAFGRDSRQAAAKALRQSGFLLERPKAVAPESAGQNHGHSHHDEDAGRLKRDLVIAAVLTLPLFIGEMGGHLYPPFHHWLMTVIDPQWLHYTYFVLATAVIFGPGFRFLKSGIPALLRGAPEMNALVAIGVLAAYLYSTVTTFAPHLLPVASRFVYFEAATVIVTLILTGRLLEARARGRTGAAIQRLVGLQAKTARVERDGETVDIPADAVEVGDILIVRPGERIAVDGQVIDGASNVDESMMSGEPLPVEKTAGASVTGGTINGTGSFRFRAEKVGADTMLAQVIRLVEQAQGAKLPIQAMVDRITAWFVPAVMAVAALTFLVWLLVGPEPVVPHALVAAVAVLIIACPCAMGLATPTSIMVGTGRAADLGVLFRKGDALQDLQAVTHVVLDKTGTVTRGRPELTDIRLSEGFEEEAVLSAIAAVEARSEHPLAEAIVASVRARGLAVPAAEDVQAAAGYGIEARVAGQRICVGADRFMQRLGLSVEAFKAEAEGLADDGKTPIYAAIDGRLAAILAIADPVKPDSRDAIRRLKAMGLTVAMVTGDNRRTAEAVAAKVGIDEVVAEVLPAGKVEALRRLKAQSRQGEGRIAFVGDGINDAPALAEADIGLAIGTGTDVAIESADVVLSGGSLTAAVDAIAVSRATMRNIRENLFWAFGYNIVLIPLAAGALYPAFGIQLSPMLGAGAMALSSVFVLANALRLKTVNLKESQ; translated from the coding sequence ATGAGTGACACTGCCGTCCGCATTCAAGCCGCCCATCCGCTGACCATCGAAGTGGAGGGCATGAGCTGCGCCTCCTGCGTCAGGCGCGTCGAAAATGCTGCCGCGAAAGTGCCGGGCGTTGCCAGGAGTTCGGTGAATTTCGCCAGCGAAAGCCTGACGGTGGAGCCGGGCGAGGGATTTTCCGCCCCGGCCCTGGCCGATGCGATTCGCAAGGCCGGCTATCAGCCCAAGGCCGAGAGCGTCACGCTCACGCTTGAAGAACCGCTTGGCGCCGAAGGGCCGGATCAGGTAAAGGCCGCCCTTGGCGGTCTTTCCGGTCTCGTCTCGGTGAGTGCGGCGCCGGGTTCGGCTGCGGTTACGGTGGAAGCCTTCGGCCGCGATAGCCGGCAGGCGGCCGCCAAGGCCCTGCGCCAATCAGGCTTTCTTCTGGAGCGGCCAAAGGCGGTGGCTCCAGAGTCTGCCGGCCAGAATCACGGCCACAGCCATCACGATGAGGATGCGGGCCGGCTGAAGCGCGATCTCGTGATTGCCGCGGTCCTCACCCTTCCCCTCTTCATCGGCGAAATGGGCGGCCATCTCTATCCGCCCTTCCATCACTGGCTGATGACGGTGATCGATCCGCAATGGCTTCATTACACCTATTTCGTGCTGGCCACGGCCGTGATTTTCGGCCCCGGTTTCCGCTTCCTCAAAAGCGGCATTCCGGCGCTTCTGCGCGGCGCGCCGGAAATGAATGCGCTGGTGGCGATCGGCGTGCTGGCGGCCTATCTCTATTCCACCGTCACCACCTTTGCGCCGCATCTTCTGCCGGTGGCTTCGCGCTTCGTCTATTTCGAGGCGGCCACCGTCATCGTCACGCTCATCCTCACCGGGCGGCTCCTGGAAGCACGCGCCCGCGGCCGCACCGGCGCGGCCATTCAGCGGCTGGTCGGCCTGCAGGCCAAGACCGCACGGGTGGAGCGCGATGGCGAGACCGTCGATATCCCGGCGGATGCGGTGGAGGTGGGCGATATCCTGATCGTCCGGCCGGGCGAGCGCATCGCCGTCGATGGCCAGGTGATCGACGGCGCCTCGAATGTCGATGAATCCATGATGTCCGGCGAGCCGCTGCCGGTGGAAAAGACCGCCGGCGCATCCGTGACCGGCGGCACGATCAACGGCACCGGCAGCTTTCGGTTTCGCGCCGAAAAAGTCGGTGCGGACACCATGCTGGCACAGGTGATCCGCCTCGTGGAGCAGGCTCAGGGCGCCAAGCTGCCGATCCAGGCCATGGTCGACCGCATCACCGCCTGGTTCGTTCCGGCGGTCATGGCGGTGGCCGCGCTGACTTTCCTCGTCTGGCTGCTGGTCGGGCCGGAGCCGGTGGTGCCGCATGCGCTGGTGGCGGCCGTCGCGGTCCTGATCATCGCCTGCCCCTGCGCCATGGGTCTCGCAACGCCAACCTCGATCATGGTCGGCACCGGCCGCGCCGCAGATCTGGGCGTCCTCTTCCGCAAGGGCGATGCGCTGCAGGACCTGCAGGCTGTCACCCATGTAGTGCTGGACAAGACCGGAACCGTCACCAGGGGCAGGCCGGAACTCACCGATATCCGTCTGAGCGAGGGGTTTGAGGAGGAGGCTGTGCTGTCTGCCATCGCGGCCGTGGAGGCGCGCTCCGAACATCCGCTGGCCGAGGCCATTGTCGCATCGGTCAGGGCGCGCGGCCTTGCCGTGCCTGCGGCTGAAGATGTCCAGGCCGCCGCCGGCTACGGGATCGAGGCACGCGTGGCCGGCCAGCGGATATGCGTGGGCGCCGATCGCTTCATGCAGAGGCTTGGCCTTTCGGTGGAGGCCTTCAAGGCCGAGGCCGAAGGGCTCGCCGATGACGGCAAGACACCCATCTACGCCGCCATCGACGGCCGGCTCGCGGCGATCCTCGCCATTGCCGATCCTGTGAAGCCGGACAGCCGCGACGCCATCCGGCGCCTGAAGGCCATGGGCCTCACTGTAGCCATGGTGACCGGCGACAACCGCCGCACGGCCGAGGCGGTGGCTGCGAAGGTCGGGATCGACGAAGTCGTCGCCGAGGTCCTGCCGGCCGGCAAGGTGGAGGCCCTGCGGCGGCTGAAAGCCCAATCGAGGCAAGGCGAAGGCCGCATCGCCTTCGTCGGCGACGGGATCAACGATGCGCCGGCGCTGGCCGAGGCCGATATCGGCCTGGCGATCGGGACGGGAACGGATGTGGCGATCGAAAGCGCCGATGTCGTCCTGTCCGGCGGCAGCCTGACGGCGGCCGTCGATGCGATTGCGGTCAGCCGCGCCACCATGCGCAATATCCGCGAGAACCTGTTCTGGGCCTTCGGATACAATATCGTGCTGATCCCGCTGGCGGCCGGTGCCCTGTATCCGGCTTTCGGCATCCAGCTTTCGCCGATGCTCGGTGCCGGCGCCATGGCGCTTTCCAGCGTTTTCGTGCTGGCCAATGCGCTGCGGTTGAAGACCGTCAACCTGAAGGAATCCCAGTGA
- the cueR gene encoding Cu(I)-responsive transcriptional regulator, whose product MTIGQASQASGVSAKMIRYYEGIGLIRPSVRTGNNYRTYRSDEVHVLRFIKRARSLGFSLEETERLLALWQDRDRESAAVKAVAVDHIADLERRIAEMQGMVNTLKHLAHCCGGDGRPDCPILEDLAGHADPPMGGAGKAKRTE is encoded by the coding sequence ATGACCATCGGCCAGGCCTCGCAGGCCTCCGGCGTCTCGGCCAAGATGATCCGCTATTATGAGGGGATCGGCCTGATCCGGCCCTCCGTGCGGACCGGCAATAACTACCGCACCTACCGCTCTGACGAGGTGCATGTGCTGCGCTTCATCAAGCGGGCGCGCTCGCTCGGCTTTTCGCTGGAGGAGACGGAGCGGCTTTTGGCGCTCTGGCAGGATCGCGACCGGGAAAGCGCGGCGGTCAAGGCGGTGGCGGTCGATCACATTGCCGATCTGGAGCGCCGCATCGCCGAGATGCAGGGCATGGTGAACACGCTCAAACATCTCGCCCATTGCTGCGGCGGCGATGGCCGACCCGATTGCCCCATTCTCGAAGATCTCGCCGGCCATGCTGACCCGCCCATGGGCGGAGCGGGCAAGGCAAAGCGGACCGAATAA
- a CDS encoding heavy-metal-associated domain-containing protein, which produces MTTTFLVPDMTCGHCEQTVKQALDSALPGVPVAVDLANHRVTLDGGDAARAEKAIRDAGYSPERTGLA; this is translated from the coding sequence ATGACCACCACTTTTCTCGTTCCCGACATGACCTGCGGCCATTGCGAGCAGACTGTGAAACAGGCGCTCGACAGTGCGCTGCCCGGCGTGCCGGTAGCCGTCGATCTTGCCAATCACCGCGTCACCCTGGATGGCGGCGATGCGGCACGCGCGGAAAAGGCCATTCGCGATGCCGGCTATTCGCCGGAGCGGACAGGCCTCGCCTGA
- a CDS encoding outer membrane protein, with protein sequence MKKILLLATGVALISSSAAFAADAVYEVPEAPVAQEVVVPTFSWTGGYVGIHGGYGWADGDFSTAATGTLSDDFDGGRLGGFVGYNWQLSGGFLVGIEGDVNYDWNDNDYFGGYNVDTGFSGSVRGRVGYAMDRALLFAAGGWTATNASIEGPGIDSSETMHGWTVGGGVDWAFTDKVFGRVEYRYNDYGDKNIGPVNAEFDQHVVNVGVAVKF encoded by the coding sequence ATGAAGAAAATCCTCCTCCTTGCCACTGGCGTTGCTCTCATCAGCTCCTCCGCCGCCTTCGCCGCCGATGCGGTTTACGAAGTTCCGGAAGCTCCTGTCGCACAGGAAGTTGTCGTACCCACCTTCTCCTGGACAGGTGGTTATGTCGGTATCCACGGCGGCTACGGCTGGGCCGATGGCGACTTCTCGACGGCAGCAACGGGCACGCTTTCCGACGATTTCGACGGCGGTCGCCTCGGTGGCTTCGTCGGCTATAACTGGCAGCTGTCTGGCGGCTTCCTCGTCGGTATCGAAGGCGATGTGAACTACGACTGGAACGACAACGACTACTTCGGCGGCTACAATGTCGACACCGGCTTCTCCGGCTCCGTCCGTGGTCGCGTCGGCTACGCCATGGACCGCGCCCTGCTGTTCGCAGCCGGCGGTTGGACGGCAACCAATGCTTCCATCGAAGGCCCGGGCATCGACTCCAGCGAGACGATGCATGGCTGGACCGTTGGCGGTGGCGTTGATTGGGCCTTCACCGACAAGGTCTTCGGCCGCGTCGAATATCGCTACAACGATTACGGTGACAAGAACATCGGCCCGGTCAATGCCGAGTTCGACCAGCATGTCGTCAATGTCGGCGTTGCTGTAAAGTTCTGA
- a CDS encoding YdiU family protein: MFPFDNSYSRLPDRFFSSVYPEPVSAPVLIAFNRALAENLRLNLDETDPQRLAEIFSGNTLPPGASPLAMAYAGHQFGQFVPQLGDGRAILLGEVVDEAGIRRDIQLKGAGPTPFSRRGDGRAALGPVLREYIVSEAFAALGIPATRALAAVLSGDPVYRETVQPGAIFTRVAASHVRVGTFQYFAARGDVEGLRSLADYVISRHDPDLAGSEAPYLALLNRVAGRQAQLIARWLGVGFIHGVMNTDNMTISGETIDFGPCAFLDEYDQMKVFSSIDQQGRYAYRNQPGIGQWNIARLAECLLPLLDEDEQKAVEAANGVLKGFGETFQAAWIATFREKLGLETEEPEDAELVQALLSAMQDGRADFTLTFRRLCDLAAADAAAARAGGGQAGRQDATTRTGDERPDETPADQPDDRRRLEAEAAFLEGFAPWQKAEAWLPLWRARFSGEDGAVERAARMRRTNPAIIPRNHRIEAAIVAASEGDLAPFNRLLEAVSDPYGDRPDHAEFTEAPRDEERVLRTFCGT; this comes from the coding sequence TTGTTTCCGTTCGATAATTCCTATTCCCGTCTGCCCGACCGGTTTTTCTCGTCCGTCTATCCGGAGCCGGTTTCGGCGCCGGTGCTGATTGCCTTCAACCGGGCGCTTGCAGAAAATCTGCGCCTGAACCTTGACGAGACCGACCCGCAGCGCCTGGCCGAAATTTTTTCGGGCAACACCTTGCCGCCTGGCGCATCCCCGCTAGCCATGGCCTATGCCGGCCATCAGTTCGGCCAGTTCGTCCCGCAGCTCGGCGATGGGCGGGCCATCCTTCTAGGCGAAGTGGTGGACGAGGCGGGGATCCGCCGGGACATCCAGCTGAAGGGCGCGGGGCCGACGCCGTTTTCCCGCCGGGGCGATGGACGCGCGGCTCTGGGACCGGTGCTGCGCGAATATATCGTGTCGGAAGCCTTTGCCGCGCTCGGCATTCCGGCCACCAGGGCGCTGGCGGCGGTGCTCTCGGGCGATCCGGTCTATCGCGAGACCGTGCAGCCGGGCGCGATCTTCACCCGCGTCGCGGCGAGCCATGTCCGCGTCGGCACGTTCCAGTATTTTGCCGCGCGCGGCGATGTGGAGGGCCTCAGAAGCCTCGCCGATTACGTGATCTCCCGGCATGATCCGGATCTCGCCGGAAGCGAGGCGCCCTATCTGGCGCTGCTCAACCGGGTTGCCGGGCGTCAGGCGCAACTGATCGCCCGCTGGCTCGGCGTCGGCTTCATCCACGGGGTGATGAACACGGACAATATGACGATTTCGGGCGAGACCATCGATTTCGGTCCCTGCGCCTTTCTCGACGAATACGACCAGATGAAGGTGTTTTCCTCGATAGACCAGCAGGGGCGCTATGCCTATCGCAACCAGCCGGGCATCGGCCAATGGAACATCGCAAGGCTGGCCGAATGCCTGCTGCCGCTTCTGGACGAGGACGAGCAGAAGGCGGTGGAGGCGGCCAATGGCGTGCTGAAGGGCTTTGGCGAGACCTTCCAGGCGGCCTGGATCGCCACATTCCGCGAAAAGCTCGGGCTGGAAACGGAAGAGCCGGAGGATGCCGAGCTGGTTCAGGCCCTGCTGTCGGCCATGCAGGATGGGCGGGCGGATTTCACGCTCACCTTCCGGCGCCTGTGTGATCTGGCAGCCGCCGATGCCGCCGCAGCCCGGGCGGGCGGCGGCCAGGCGGGGCGGCAGGATGCGACCACGCGCACTGGCGATGAAAGGCCGGACGAGACGCCGGCTGACCAGCCGGATGACAGGCGGCGGCTCGAAGCCGAAGCCGCCTTCCTGGAAGGCTTTGCCCCCTGGCAGAAGGCGGAAGCCTGGCTGCCGCTCTGGCGGGCGCGGTTTTCGGGAGAAGATGGCGCCGTTGAACGGGCGGCGCGGATGCGAAGGACAAATCCGGCCATCATTCCCCGCAATCATCGGATCGAGGCGGCGATTGTCGCCGCCTCCGAGGGTGATCTTGCCCCCTTCAACCGTCTCCTGGAGGCGGTGTCGGATCCCTATGGCGACCGGCCCGATCATGCCGAATTCACCGAGGCGCCGCGGGATGAGGAGCGCGTGCTGAGAACCTTCTGCGGCACCTGA
- a CDS encoding aldo/keto reductase, whose product MHKVNANGAQIPALGFGTFRMPGADVMRVLPKALELGFRHVDTAQIYGNEAEVGAAIAQSGIPRDEIFLTTKVWVDKFAHKDFIASVDESLKKLKTDHVDLLLLHWPQSDVPLAERMGSLNEVKRAGKVRNIGISNFNIDMMKEAAAASEAPIATNQVEYHPYLDQSKLLAAARSEGISLTAYYLMADGRVPKDPVLQEIGSRHGKTAAQVVLRWAVQQDGVIALSKTATESRLKENYDVFDFELSDADMQAIHGLARADGRIVNPAHLRPPHWD is encoded by the coding sequence ATGCATAAAGTCAACGCCAATGGCGCCCAGATTCCCGCTCTCGGTTTCGGCACGTTCCGCATGCCTGGCGCGGATGTGATGCGGGTCCTGCCGAAGGCACTCGAGCTCGGTTTCCGCCATGTCGACACGGCGCAGATCTACGGCAACGAAGCGGAGGTCGGCGCCGCGATCGCGCAATCCGGCATTCCCCGCGACGAGATCTTCCTCACCACCAAGGTCTGGGTCGACAAGTTCGCCCACAAGGATTTCATCGCTTCGGTGGATGAGAGCCTGAAGAAACTGAAGACAGATCATGTCGACCTGCTGCTGCTGCACTGGCCGCAAAGCGATGTGCCGCTGGCCGAGCGCATGGGCAGCCTGAACGAGGTGAAGCGAGCCGGCAAGGTCCGCAATATCGGCATTTCCAACTTCAACATCGACATGATGAAGGAGGCCGCCGCGGCCTCGGAGGCGCCGATCGCGACGAACCAGGTGGAATATCATCCCTATCTCGACCAGTCGAAGCTGCTGGCGGCGGCACGGAGCGAGGGCATTTCCCTCACCGCCTATTATCTGATGGCGGATGGACGCGTTCCCAAGGATCCCGTTCTGCAGGAGATCGGCAGCCGGCACGGCAAGACGGCCGCCCAGGTCGTGCTGCGCTGGGCCGTGCAGCAGGACGGCGTGATCGCGCTGTCGAAGACGGCGACGGAGAGCCGGCTGAAGGAGAATTACGACGTCTTCGATTTCGAGCTTTCCGACGCGGACATGCAGGCGATCCACGGCCTTGCCAGGGCCGATGGGCGGATCGTCAATCCCGCCCATCTGCGCCCGCCGCATTGGGATTGA